Proteins found in one Litorihabitans aurantiacus genomic segment:
- a CDS encoding glycosyltransferase family 2 protein, protein MTAVVTLASAARLDHVRRQQARLAGADVERVVVWLDAEEPPALDGAIVLHVPPGAHGMRLAAGRNLGVAEATARGHGLLVLLDADCVPGPNLLAAYAAAAASHQDGLLCGAVTYLAQGVTVEADTDLAALTAPHPARPAPAVGDLVEAAPEEYPLFWSLSFATTPAGWARIGGFDEAYEGYGGEDTDLAFRARDAGAPLVWVGGADAYHQHHPTSSPPWQHLDDILRNGALFHGRWGTWPMTGWLEAFEAAGAVVREGDGTGWRRA, encoded by the coding sequence GTGACCGCCGTCGTCACCCTCGCCTCGGCCGCCCGGCTCGACCACGTGCGGCGGCAGCAGGCGCGCCTCGCCGGAGCCGACGTCGAGCGCGTCGTGGTCTGGTTGGACGCCGAGGAGCCTCCCGCCCTGGACGGCGCGATCGTGCTGCACGTGCCGCCGGGAGCGCACGGGATGCGGCTCGCGGCGGGCCGGAACCTCGGCGTGGCGGAGGCGACCGCGCGCGGCCACGGCCTGCTCGTGCTGCTCGACGCCGACTGCGTCCCCGGGCCGAACCTGCTGGCGGCCTACGCCGCGGCGGCCGCCTCGCACCAGGACGGGCTCCTGTGCGGCGCCGTCACCTACCTCGCGCAGGGCGTCACGGTCGAGGCGGACACCGACCTCGCCGCTCTCACCGCGCCGCACCCCGCGCGCCCGGCGCCCGCCGTCGGCGACCTCGTCGAGGCCGCGCCCGAGGAGTACCCGCTCTTCTGGTCGCTCTCGTTCGCGACGACCCCCGCCGGCTGGGCGAGGATCGGCGGCTTCGACGAGGCCTACGAGGGGTACGGCGGGGAGGACACGGACCTCGCGTTCCGGGCGCGGGATGCCGGCGCCCCGCTCGTGTGGGTGGGTGGCGCCGACGCCTACCACCAGCACCACCCGACGTCGTCCCCGCCGTGGCAGCACCTCGACGACATCCTGCGCAACGGCGCCCTGTTCCACGGGCGGTGGGGCACCTGGCCGATGACCGGGTGGCTCGAGGCGTTCGAGGCCGCGGGTGCCGTCGTGCGCGAGGGCGACGGCACCGGCTGGCGCCGCGCCTGA
- a CDS encoding glycosyltransferase, producing the protein MRGLGDAGRRPGRLRIAVIAPSRHPLRQPHAGGLEAAVWDRVDSLRRRGHRVHLVAAAGSDFMADSPDALHLPAAHWSGAVSSDTDYPEGYVAVAEAALDRALTHLRRHRADFDVVENHSLHALPLVRAPHLGIPMVTTLHTPPLPAMVEAIREAGPDLGPVLAVSTHTARAWHEHGVHARVLPNAVDTARWALGPGGEDLVWFGRLVPEKGAHVAIRAARLLGRRLVLAGRVGDAGYVREEITPHLGDDVVHVGPLRQRDLAMLVGSSACALVTPLWEEPFGLVLAEALCTGTPVAAFDRGGVREVVAGSPGARLVSPGDVEGLAAAVAALADPTRTARARIRAHALQRFSIERQLDEIVDLHRAAAATPVTAQTPAVVPAASAAAPAVVLGDGDRVPA; encoded by the coding sequence ATGAGGGGGCTCGGGGACGCGGGGCGTCGCCCGGGTCGGCTGCGGATCGCTGTGATCGCGCCCTCGCGCCACCCCCTGCGCCAGCCGCACGCGGGCGGGCTCGAGGCCGCGGTCTGGGACCGCGTCGACAGCCTGCGCCGGCGGGGCCACCGGGTGCACCTCGTGGCGGCCGCGGGGTCGGACTTCATGGCCGACTCCCCCGACGCCCTGCACCTGCCCGCCGCACACTGGTCCGGCGCCGTCTCCTCCGACACGGACTACCCCGAGGGCTACGTGGCGGTCGCCGAGGCGGCGCTCGACCGTGCGCTGACGCACCTGCGCCGCCACCGCGCGGACTTCGACGTCGTGGAGAACCACAGCCTGCACGCGCTGCCCCTCGTCCGGGCACCCCACCTGGGCATCCCGATGGTCACGACGCTGCACACCCCGCCCCTGCCCGCGATGGTCGAGGCCATCCGGGAGGCCGGACCGGACCTCGGACCGGTGCTCGCCGTCAGCACCCACACCGCACGCGCCTGGCACGAGCACGGCGTGCACGCCCGGGTGCTGCCCAACGCCGTCGACACGGCTCGGTGGGCGCTCGGACCGGGCGGCGAGGACCTCGTGTGGTTCGGCCGGCTGGTGCCCGAGAAGGGTGCCCACGTCGCGATCCGGGCGGCCCGGCTGCTCGGACGGCGTCTCGTGCTGGCGGGACGCGTCGGCGACGCGGGCTACGTGCGCGAGGAGATCACGCCGCACCTCGGCGACGACGTCGTGCACGTCGGCCCGTTGCGGCAGCGCGACCTGGCGATGCTGGTCGGCTCCAGCGCGTGCGCGCTCGTCACGCCCCTGTGGGAGGAGCCGTTCGGGCTGGTCCTGGCGGAGGCCCTGTGCACCGGCACCCCCGTGGCGGCGTTCGACCGCGGCGGGGTCCGCGAGGTCGTCGCGGGGTCGCCCGGGGCGCGCCTCGTATCGCCCGGCGACGTCGAGGGTCTCGCCGCCGCCGTCGCGGCGCTCGCGGACCCGACCCGTACCGCCCGGGCGCGCATCCGGGCGCACGCGCTGCAGCGCTTCTCGATCGAGCGCCAGCTCGACGAGATCGTCGACCTGCACCGCGCCGCGGCGGCTACTCCCGTGACTGCACAGACGCCCGCGGTCGTCCCCGCCGCGTCCGCCGCCGCTCCCGCGGTGGTGCTGGGCGACGGCGACCGCGTGCCCGCGTGA
- a CDS encoding AraC family transcriptional regulator produces MDPRISASFARGAERARRHVDRPHRAERLGLLLARTLAPTPMVYVRYPPCLSIVLSGRKRSLEHESDEQEWGSERFLITPVDLPVLGRVVGLGDRGDFISVNWRLDPAVVAEVAAQLPRRPHEGDGEPERLGTMTPELADAIDRLLALLDAPEEVDVLAPLVEREIVLRLLLGDQAPRLMRAVRRASAEVVTEAERLLDADLARPWSVEELALAVGTSPATLRRRFRELTGLAPVAYLRRLRLGEARRRMLAEGKTATMAGAGVGYLSPSHFSRDYRAAYGTSPGADAAHLRAGVG; encoded by the coding sequence GTGGACCCCCGGATCTCGGCCTCGTTCGCGCGGGGCGCGGAGCGCGCCCGCCGTCACGTGGACAGGCCGCACCGGGCTGAGCGCCTCGGCCTCCTGCTCGCCCGGACGCTGGCGCCGACCCCGATGGTCTACGTCCGCTACCCACCGTGTCTCTCGATCGTCCTCAGCGGCCGCAAGCGCTCGCTCGAGCACGAGTCGGACGAGCAGGAGTGGGGATCGGAGAGGTTCCTGATCACCCCCGTCGACCTGCCGGTGCTCGGGCGCGTCGTGGGTCTCGGCGATCGCGGCGACTTCATCTCCGTCAACTGGCGGCTCGACCCCGCCGTCGTCGCCGAGGTCGCGGCGCAGCTGCCGCGTCGCCCGCACGAGGGCGACGGCGAGCCGGAGAGGCTCGGGACGATGACACCGGAGCTGGCCGACGCTATCGATCGCCTGCTCGCGCTGCTCGACGCGCCCGAGGAGGTCGACGTCCTGGCCCCGCTCGTCGAGCGCGAGATCGTCCTCCGACTTCTGCTCGGTGATCAGGCGCCCCGCCTGATGCGGGCGGTCCGACGCGCGAGCGCCGAGGTCGTGACGGAAGCGGAGCGGCTCCTCGACGCCGACCTCGCCCGGCCCTGGAGCGTCGAGGAGCTGGCTCTCGCCGTCGGCACGAGCCCGGCCACTCTGCGACGGCGGTTCCGCGAGCTGACCGGGCTGGCACCCGTGGCGTACCTGAGGCGGCTTCGTCTCGGCGAGGCTCGGCGTCGGATGCTCGCGGAGGGGAAGACAGCGACGATGGCCGGCGCCGGAGTCGGCTATCTCAGTCCTTCGCACTTCTCGCGCGACTACCGGGCCGCCTACGGAACCTCCCCGGGCGCCGATGCGGCGCATCTGCGCGCCGGTGTCGGCTGA
- a CDS encoding S-layer homology domain-containing protein, which translates to MSPFTDMTPQAQFYDEVTWLVENEIATGWLGNDGTAIYRPTAPIARDAMAAFLFRYAGAGFITVP; encoded by the coding sequence GTGTCCCCGTTCACGGACATGACGCCGCAGGCGCAGTTCTACGACGAGGTCACCTGGCTCGTGGAGAACGAGATCGCCACCGGCTGGCTCGGCAACGACGGGACGGCGATCTACCGGCCGACCGCGCCGATCGCCCGCGACGCGATGGCCGCCTTCCTGTTCCGGTACGCGGGGGCCGGGTTCATCACCGTGCCGTGA
- a CDS encoding TetR/AcrR family transcriptional regulator — MTGRDQEAPRARRTDPDRRDRIVDACLDVIARHGVAGTTHRKVAAAADVPLGSMTYHFTGMDELLRLAFERFSQQMSERFETRMAAAGSREEALAAVTAIIADDVFTDDRELVLTHELYTFAARRPEYRTLTRNWMAASRHALERHFDPATARLIDAAIEGLTIHQAFDPAPSTELDVPAVVRQIAAIHAED; from the coding sequence GTGACGGGTCGAGACCAGGAGGCGCCCCGCGCACGGCGCACCGATCCGGACCGTCGGGACCGCATCGTCGACGCGTGCCTCGACGTCATCGCCCGGCACGGCGTCGCCGGTACGACCCACCGCAAGGTCGCGGCCGCGGCCGACGTCCCGCTCGGGTCGATGACCTACCACTTCACCGGGATGGACGAGCTCCTGCGCCTGGCGTTCGAGCGGTTCTCGCAGCAGATGAGCGAGCGGTTCGAGACGCGGATGGCGGCCGCCGGCTCGCGCGAGGAGGCGCTGGCCGCGGTCACCGCGATCATCGCCGACGACGTCTTCACCGACGACCGCGAGCTGGTGCTGACCCACGAGCTGTACACCTTCGCCGCACGCCGCCCCGAGTACCGGACCCTCACCCGCAACTGGATGGCGGCGAGCAGGCACGCGCTCGAGCGCCACTTCGACCCCGCCACCGCCCGCCTCATCGACGCGGCGATCGAGGGCCTGACCATCCACCAGGCGTTCGACCCGGCGCCGAGCACCGAGCTGGACGTGCCCGCCGTCGTCCGTCAGATCGCGGCGATCCACGCCGAGGACTGA
- a CDS encoding SLC13 family permease, with protein sequence MTMVRGVVVPESLIPPRYDRVDPVAQVYGEPVQDHARDVPATPDASPSRRRRGRPGLGRPWWALALVVGVVVVATGLLPRPEATALAERTGPVLLFLAALTVVSELCAGAGLFAAAAGLAARVAAGRRWLLWVLVVVLATLSTAVLSLDTTAVLLTPVVIALARRTGTSPLPFALAVVALANTASLVLPVSNLTNLLADHALRAAGGSFLALMWAPALAAILVTVAVLGVRDRRELRGRYETPPAPEAPDPALLRIAAVVVAVMALAFVLGVEPAVAATVAAVALLVATRVRRRPLPVPAGDLVPWRTLVVVAALFVVVAALRPLGEGLTVAAGTGDGPLDLLRLAAVAALASNAVNNLPAFLALDPAVAGEPLRIAALLIGSGVAPIMTPWGSLATVLWWQRCRQAMLEVPLRTLVRQGLVLAPLALLASVGALVLVG encoded by the coding sequence ATGACGATGGTGCGGGGCGTGGTCGTACCGGAGTCGCTCATCCCCCCACGCTACGACCGGGTGGACCCGGTCGCCCAGGTCTACGGTGAGCCCGTGCAGGACCACGCGCGGGACGTGCCCGCCACACCCGACGCATCACCCTCGCGGCGGCGCCGCGGCCGCCCGGGCCTAGGACGCCCCTGGTGGGCCCTGGCACTCGTCGTCGGTGTCGTCGTCGTCGCGACCGGCCTGCTGCCACGCCCGGAGGCGACGGCGCTGGCCGAGCGCACCGGCCCGGTTCTGCTCTTCCTCGCCGCGCTCACCGTCGTCTCCGAGCTGTGCGCGGGCGCGGGGCTGTTCGCCGCGGCCGCCGGGCTCGCCGCGCGGGTGGCTGCCGGGCGGCGGTGGCTGCTGTGGGTCCTGGTCGTCGTGCTCGCCACGCTCAGCACCGCGGTCCTGTCCCTCGACACGACGGCGGTGCTCCTCACCCCGGTCGTCATCGCGCTCGCGCGTCGCACCGGCACGTCGCCGCTGCCGTTCGCGCTCGCCGTCGTCGCGCTCGCGAACACGGCCTCGCTGGTGCTCCCGGTCTCGAACCTCACCAACCTGCTGGCCGACCACGCGCTGCGTGCGGCGGGTGGCAGCTTCCTCGCCCTGATGTGGGCGCCGGCGCTCGCGGCGATCCTCGTGACGGTCGCGGTGCTCGGCGTCCGGGACCGCCGCGAGCTGCGCGGCCGGTACGAGACGCCGCCCGCCCCGGAGGCGCCCGACCCCGCCCTGCTGCGCATCGCCGCCGTCGTCGTGGCCGTCATGGCGCTGGCGTTCGTGCTCGGCGTCGAACCGGCGGTGGCGGCCACGGTGGCCGCCGTCGCGCTGCTCGTCGCGACCCGCGTGCGACGGCGGCCGCTGCCCGTGCCCGCCGGCGACCTCGTGCCGTGGCGCACGCTGGTCGTCGTGGCGGCCCTGTTCGTCGTCGTGGCGGCGCTGCGCCCCCTCGGGGAGGGCCTCACGGTGGCCGCCGGGACCGGTGACGGACCGCTCGACCTGCTGCGACTCGCGGCCGTCGCGGCTCTCGCGTCGAACGCCGTCAACAACCTCCCGGCGTTCCTCGCGCTGGACCCCGCGGTCGCGGGGGAGCCGCTGCGCATCGCCGCGCTGCTGATCGGGAGCGGGGTCGCCCCGATCATGACCCCGTGGGGCTCGCTCGCCACGGTGCTGTGGTGGCAGCGGTGCCGGCAGGCGATGCTCGAGGTCCCGCTGCGCACCCTCGTGCGGCAGGGGCTGGTGCTCGCACCCCTCGCCCTGCTGGCCTCCGTGGGTGCGCTCGTCCTGGTCGGATGA
- a CDS encoding glycosyltransferase has product MTEQLSPERPAAPTPVTPTPVPSPTTPPAPRRFVVASVPTNHPYVRGIGAPGTWAGDAIRRLPDPLPDPGDPGRWWPHAVLDPAWIRANADRIDLVHTHFGAESLPTGRLAAALAEMRRLRIPLVHTVHDLSNPQLLDQRGHEADLDLLLAHAAAVVTLTPGAATEVARRWGRTARVIAHPAVLDPAGRTTVGAPPPAALVVGVHLRDLRPGIDGETAVATLVGAVRALRADGVDAVARVIVNDRVREPEVLERLRAVVADAADLVRTDGHAAARILVRPRVDDAELEREVADLDVALLPYRHGTHSGWVELCHDLGVPVVGPAVGYAHEQHPQEYVVAKDGPAALAEALTTAAARGTRPGTHARRTLVERRAQQRRADRPGIALAHHEVYAAAVDAARVGTRADAPFGDRA; this is encoded by the coding sequence CCCCTGTCCCCAGCCCCACCACTCCCCCCGCCCCGCGCCGGTTCGTCGTCGCCTCCGTCCCGACGAACCATCCCTACGTCCGCGGCATCGGCGCCCCCGGCACGTGGGCCGGTGACGCGATCCGTCGCCTCCCCGACCCCCTTCCCGATCCGGGCGACCCGGGCCGGTGGTGGCCGCACGCCGTCCTGGACCCGGCCTGGATCCGGGCGAACGCCGACCGCATCGACCTCGTCCACACCCACTTCGGGGCCGAGTCCCTCCCGACCGGTCGCCTGGCGGCTGCGCTCGCCGAGATGCGGCGCCTGCGCATCCCGCTCGTCCACACCGTGCACGACCTGAGCAACCCGCAGCTGCTCGACCAGCGCGGGCACGAGGCGGACCTCGACCTGCTGCTGGCGCACGCCGCCGCCGTCGTGACGCTCACACCCGGTGCCGCCACGGAGGTCGCCCGGCGCTGGGGACGGACCGCGCGAGTGATCGCGCACCCCGCCGTGCTCGACCCCGCGGGCCGCACGACGGTCGGCGCGCCGCCCCCGGCGGCGCTCGTGGTCGGGGTGCACCTGCGCGACCTGCGCCCGGGGATCGACGGCGAGACTGCCGTCGCGACCCTGGTCGGCGCGGTGCGCGCGCTGCGCGCGGACGGGGTCGACGCCGTCGCGCGCGTCATCGTCAACGACCGCGTGCGCGAACCGGAGGTGCTGGAGCGGCTGCGCGCCGTCGTCGCGGATGCCGCGGACCTCGTACGTACCGACGGGCACGCCGCCGCCCGCATCCTGGTCCGGCCGCGGGTCGACGACGCCGAGCTCGAGCGCGAGGTGGCCGACCTCGACGTCGCGCTGCTGCCCTACCGCCACGGCACGCACTCGGGCTGGGTCGAGCTGTGCCACGACCTCGGCGTGCCGGTGGTGGGACCGGCGGTCGGGTACGCGCACGAGCAGCATCCCCAGGAGTACGTCGTGGCGAAGGACGGACCCGCGGCCCTCGCCGAGGCGCTCACCACGGCCGCCGCCCGCGGCACCCGGCCCGGGACCCACGCCCGGCGGACCCTGGTCGAGCGGCGCGCGCAGCAGCGCCGGGCGGACCGGCCCGGGATCGCCCTGGCCCACCACGAGGTCTACGCGGCCGCGGTCGACGCGGCGCGCGTGGGCACACGCGCGGACGCCCCGTTCGGGGACCGCGCATGA
- a CDS encoding glycosyltransferase, with protein sequence MLERDDDVRTDHRGAVRDPHDAGTSAPTAGGALHWAPLHHPGHTGRFAAITAEIAADPPDAFVVDVSVEVTLLVRLLGVPVVVMTQPGARDDDPHRLAWRIADAVVAPWPAGRYDPLGRDLHEVGGISRFDGRPRAGAPVPGRVLVLGGGAADEGTGTDDPDGVPGAGSTTWHHLGGHAPWAEDPWPAICAAEVVVSAAGQNAVADLAAAGARAIVVAQDRPFDEQRATAEALGRAGLAVVVPAWPSRDEWPGLLQRARALDPDWSRWRVAGAAARAADVIAAVAARATPAAVPTPASGGAA encoded by the coding sequence GTGCTGGAGCGTGACGACGACGTCCGCACCGACCACCGTGGCGCGGTGCGCGATCCGCACGACGCGGGCACGAGTGCTCCGACGGCGGGCGGCGCGCTGCACTGGGCACCGCTGCACCACCCCGGCCACACGGGCCGGTTCGCGGCGATCACCGCCGAGATCGCCGCCGATCCGCCGGACGCGTTCGTCGTGGACGTGTCGGTGGAGGTGACGCTCCTCGTACGGCTCCTCGGGGTCCCGGTCGTGGTGATGACGCAGCCCGGCGCGCGCGACGACGACCCGCACCGGCTGGCGTGGCGCATCGCGGACGCCGTGGTCGCCCCCTGGCCGGCCGGACGGTACGACCCGCTGGGGCGGGACCTGCACGAGGTCGGCGGGATCTCGCGGTTCGACGGGCGACCGCGCGCCGGCGCCCCGGTACCCGGGCGGGTGCTCGTGCTCGGGGGCGGCGCCGCGGACGAGGGGACGGGGACGGACGACCCGGACGGCGTCCCCGGGGCCGGGAGCACCACGTGGCACCACCTCGGCGGCCACGCCCCGTGGGCCGAGGACCCCTGGCCGGCGATCTGCGCGGCCGAGGTCGTCGTCTCCGCCGCGGGTCAGAACGCGGTGGCCGACCTCGCCGCGGCGGGGGCGCGCGCGATCGTCGTCGCGCAGGATCGCCCGTTCGACGAGCAGCGCGCGACGGCGGAGGCCCTCGGCCGGGCGGGCCTCGCCGTCGTCGTCCCCGCCTGGCCGTCCCGTGACGAGTGGCCCGGGCTGCTGCAGCGGGCCCGCGCACTCGATCCCGACTGGTCGCGGTGGCGGGTCGCGGGCGCCGCCGCCCGCGCGGCCGACGTGATCGCGGCGGTGGCCGCCCGCGCGACGCCCGCCGCGGTACCGACCCCGGCTTCCGGCGGTGCCGCGTGA
- a CDS encoding bifunctional metallophosphatase/5'-nucleotidase yields MLDGTTQHPMAKAFNVVEFDAQTVGNHEYNYDLDLLDAYERDLADTAVLGANVVSEETGEPYHEPFVLEERTIGGEEVTVGILGLVTPGVRIWDRQYVEGEVEFRDMVETAKEWVPVVAEQADVVVVLAHTGQGTVPDEGYDPAALHENVANNIAYQVPGIDLLVAGHSHRDLPETVVTNVAGERTVITQPSHWGRGITETTLTLLPDGDGGFSVDTETAPPIVVPHYGRDGYAEDPAVVEAIAEQHEATVEYVNTPVATSVQELPAATSRYEDTPIIDFINDVQQTTVAQALAGTDKADLPVISQASPFSRTALFPEGEVTIRDIAGLYIYENTLRAVELTGAQVRDYLEYSARYFVQTERGATFDPETGTNAMYPGDTRGIPDYNYDVLSGLDYTIDVSEPVGQRIKGLTFPDGSPLADDAVVVMAVNNYRASGGGGFPHVADAPVVYDDLLEIRQLLIDRAQERGVIDPADFFMPNWELTTAWTAPAFTDVPRGNLFFDQIQWLAEKNISTGWPLADGGAEFRPLAPIARDAMAAFLHRMAGSPDVELPATSPFTDVSPDNQFYDEIVWLSQQEIATGWDNGDGTASFRPLDPIGRDAMAAFLYRLADSPPTRRPRCPRSRT; encoded by the coding sequence GTGCTCGACGGCACCACGCAGCACCCGATGGCGAAGGCCTTCAACGTCGTGGAGTTCGACGCGCAGACCGTCGGCAACCACGAGTACAACTACGACCTCGACCTCCTGGACGCGTACGAGCGCGACCTCGCCGACACCGCGGTCCTGGGCGCCAACGTCGTCTCGGAGGAGACCGGCGAGCCCTATCACGAGCCCTTCGTGCTCGAGGAGCGCACGATCGGTGGCGAGGAGGTCACCGTCGGCATCCTCGGTCTCGTCACGCCCGGCGTCCGCATCTGGGACCGCCAGTACGTCGAGGGCGAGGTCGAGTTCCGCGACATGGTGGAGACCGCCAAGGAGTGGGTCCCGGTCGTCGCCGAGCAGGCCGACGTCGTCGTCGTCCTGGCGCACACCGGTCAGGGGACGGTGCCGGACGAGGGCTACGACCCCGCCGCGCTGCACGAGAACGTCGCGAACAACATCGCCTACCAGGTGCCGGGCATCGACCTGCTGGTCGCCGGCCACAGCCACCGCGACCTGCCCGAGACCGTGGTGACGAACGTCGCCGGCGAGCGCACCGTCATCACGCAGCCGAGCCACTGGGGCCGCGGGATCACCGAGACGACCCTCACGCTCCTGCCCGACGGCGACGGCGGCTTCAGCGTGGACACCGAGACGGCCCCGCCCATCGTCGTGCCCCACTACGGGCGGGACGGCTACGCGGAGGACCCGGCCGTGGTCGAGGCCATCGCGGAGCAGCACGAGGCGACGGTCGAGTACGTCAACACCCCTGTGGCGACGTCGGTGCAGGAGCTGCCCGCCGCGACCTCGCGCTACGAGGACACGCCGATCATCGACTTCATCAACGACGTGCAGCAGACCACGGTCGCGCAGGCCCTGGCCGGCACCGACAAGGCCGACCTGCCCGTGATCTCTCAGGCCTCGCCGTTCTCGCGCACCGCGCTGTTCCCCGAGGGCGAGGTCACCATCCGCGACATCGCCGGTCTGTACATCTACGAGAACACGCTGCGCGCCGTCGAGCTCACGGGCGCCCAGGTGCGCGACTACCTCGAGTACTCCGCGCGCTACTTCGTCCAGACCGAGCGCGGCGCGACGTTCGACCCGGAGACCGGCACGAACGCCATGTACCCGGGCGACACCCGGGGCATCCCGGACTACAACTACGACGTCCTGTCGGGTCTGGACTACACGATCGACGTGTCCGAGCCCGTCGGCCAGCGCATCAAGGGCCTGACGTTCCCCGACGGTTCGCCGCTCGCGGACGACGCCGTCGTGGTCATGGCGGTCAACAACTACCGCGCCTCCGGTGGCGGCGGCTTCCCGCACGTGGCCGACGCCCCGGTCGTCTACGACGACCTCCTGGAGATCCGCCAGCTGCTGATCGACCGGGCGCAGGAGCGCGGCGTGATCGACCCGGCCGACTTCTTCATGCCGAACTGGGAGCTGACGACGGCCTGGACCGCGCCGGCGTTCACCGACGTCCCGCGCGGCAACCTGTTCTTCGACCAGATCCAGTGGCTCGCCGAGAAGAACATCTCCACCGGCTGGCCGCTGGCCGACGGCGGTGCCGAGTTCCGGCCCCTCGCACCGATCGCGCGCGACGCGATGGCGGCGTTCCTGCACCGGATGGCGGGTTCACCCGACGTCGAGCTGCCGGCAACCTCGCCGTTCACCGACGTGAGCCCGGACAACCAGTTCTACGACGAGATCGTCTGGCTCTCGCAGCAGGAGATCGCCACCGGCTGGGACAACGGCGACGGCACGGCATCCTTCCGGCCGCTGGACCCGATCGGTCGCGATGCGATGGCGGCGTTCCTCTACCGCCTCGCGGACTCCCCGCCCACGCGGCGCCCGAGGTGTCCCCGTTCACGGACATGA
- a CDS encoding DUF6480 family protein, which produces MTTPDPDPQNTTGLEPGGGTPPGETPPGEASTVAAPSQTPKERSPAFGRVAVAVVIGIGVLTAVFFVAHLAGILG; this is translated from the coding sequence ATGACCACGCCCGATCCCGACCCGCAGAACACGACCGGCCTCGAGCCCGGTGGCGGCACCCCACCCGGTGAGACGCCCCCGGGCGAGGCCAGCACCGTGGCCGCTCCCAGCCAGACGCCGAAGGAGCGCAGCCCCGCGTTCGGACGCGTCGCCGTCGCCGTCGTGATCGGCATCGGCGTCCTCACCGCGGTGTTCTTCGTCGCCCACCTGGCGGGCATCCTCGGCTGA
- a CDS encoding pyrimidine dimer DNA glycosylase/endonuclease V: MRIWSLHPDLLDRPALVAGWREGLLAQAVLAGRTTGFRAHPQLVRFREDPAPVRAIGAHLTALAQEATARGYRFDVSRILEPGPADGRLEVTSGQLAFELAHLRTKVEARSAAHVPVLDARVLRPHPVFREVPGPVAAWERT; encoded by the coding sequence ATGAGGATCTGGTCGCTGCACCCCGACCTGCTCGACCGACCGGCGCTCGTGGCCGGATGGCGCGAGGGGCTGCTCGCCCAGGCGGTGCTCGCCGGGCGCACCACGGGCTTCCGCGCCCACCCGCAGCTCGTCCGCTTCCGCGAGGACCCCGCACCCGTGCGAGCGATCGGCGCGCACCTCACCGCGCTCGCGCAGGAGGCGACGGCGCGTGGCTACCGCTTCGACGTCTCACGCATCCTCGAGCCCGGGCCCGCCGACGGCCGGCTGGAGGTGACGTCAGGGCAGCTCGCGTTCGAGCTGGCCCACCTGCGCACCAAGGTCGAGGCGCGCAGCGCCGCGCACGTGCCGGTCCTCGACGCCCGGGTGCTGCGCCCCCATCCCGTCTTCCGCGAGGTTCCCGGCCCCGTCGCCGCGTGGGAGCGGACGTGA
- a CDS encoding DUF2945 domain-containing protein — protein MTKDLSKGDRVSWGTSQGRTQGTVKEKRTKDFTFSGQDFTASSDEPAYIVESEKTGAEAAHQGSALRKLKS, from the coding sequence GTGACCAAGGATCTGAGCAAGGGCGACCGCGTGAGCTGGGGCACCTCCCAGGGCCGCACGCAGGGCACGGTGAAGGAGAAGCGCACGAAGGACTTCACGTTCTCCGGGCAGGACTTCACCGCCTCGAGCGACGAGCCGGCCTACATCGTGGAGTCGGAGAAGACCGGCGCCGAGGCCGCCCACCAGGGCTCGGCGCTGCGGAAGCTGAAGAGCTGA
- a CDS encoding GNAT family N-acetyltransferase: MTAPHGSTGRVALRPRRPRDVPELARMVLTQQPLTRYPVRSPLPFPIEEFLHADDAAAAWVAEADGRVVGHVCWTTPAGRRAADDGAPAACAAAHGCEPVDLAWVSTLVVDPVFGGRGVGRRLLTTATADVRAVGRHPCLEVVDLNPVARRLYDSAGWVEVLRTRPDWLAAAVDDPEAGESIMVLPAAST, from the coding sequence GTGACGGCGCCGCACGGGTCGACCGGGCGGGTCGCCCTCCGCCCCCGGCGTCCGCGGGACGTTCCGGAGCTCGCCCGGATGGTCCTGACCCAGCAACCGCTCACGCGGTACCCGGTGCGGAGCCCGCTGCCGTTCCCGATCGAGGAGTTCCTGCACGCCGACGACGCCGCCGCTGCCTGGGTGGCCGAGGCGGACGGTCGCGTGGTGGGGCACGTGTGCTGGACGACGCCGGCGGGGCGGCGGGCGGCCGACGACGGCGCACCGGCGGCGTGCGCCGCGGCTCACGGGTGTGAGCCGGTGGACCTGGCGTGGGTCTCGACGCTGGTGGTCGACCCGGTGTTCGGGGGACGCGGTGTCGGGCGCCGCCTCCTCACCACGGCGACGGCGGACGTCCGCGCCGTCGGGCGCCACCCGTGCCTCGAGGTCGTCGACCTCAACCCCGTGGCGCGCCGGCTCTACGACTCGGCGGGCTGGGTGGAGGTGCTGCGCACGCGTCCGGACTGGCTCGCGGCGGCGGTGGACGACCCCGAGGCGGGGGAGTCGATCATGGTGCTCCCCGCCGCGAGCACCTGA